From one Vicia villosa cultivar HV-30 ecotype Madison, WI unplaced genomic scaffold, Vvil1.0 ctg.000233F_1_1, whole genome shotgun sequence genomic stretch:
- the LOC131625688 gene encoding uncharacterized protein LOC131625688, which yields MGFTSKTISFTLALTLTLASFLFVGNAEPSEDIHVVNHNLRSDLTALCQKTTNPKLCLDTIQPHLLKGVITPIKALDAEVDATHDQTVKTMDVIGTSLAKHSVSKSLKDSLAICKEQYQGILDTIKETKQAIANNDLSTAKLKFSSVLSYQGSCKDAFEGMEKEFSFSHDSDAVFQLGGNCLDIIADMEKAMPKPEVPTEPAPSTATTFSNVIGTIS from the coding sequence ATGGGTTTCACAAGTAAAACAATTTCCTTCACCTTAGCCCTAACCCTAACCCTAGCCTCATTCCTCTTTGTTGGAAATGCCGAACCCTCAGAGGATATCCACGTTGTAAACCACAATCTCCGATCCGATCTCACGGCGTTATGCCAAAAAACTACCAATCCTAAACTTTGTCTAGATACAATTCAACCACACTTACTCAAGGGTGTAATTACTCCCATTAAAGCTCTCGATGCTGAAGTCGACGCGACTCATGATCAAACCGTAAAAACTATGGATGTCATTGGTACATCACTTGCCAAACATAGTGTTTCCAAATCATTGAAGGATTCTCTTGCTATATGCAAGGAACAATACCAAGGCATTTTGGATACTATCAAAGAAACCAAACAAGCGATTGCTAATAATGATCTTAGTACCGCGAAATTGAAATTCAGTTCTGTCTTGTCATACCAAGGATCTTGCAAAGATGCATTTGAAGGGATGGAGAAGGAATTCTCCTTTTCTCATGACTCTGATGCTGTGTTTCAGTTGGGAGGAAACTGTTTAGACATCATTGCTGATATGGAAAAAGCTATGCCTAAGCCTGAAGTACCAACCGAACCAGCTCCTTCTACAGCTACAACATTTAGCAACGTAATTGGAACCATAAGTTAA